The Diceros bicornis minor isolate mBicDic1 chromosome 9, mDicBic1.mat.cur, whole genome shotgun sequence nucleotide sequence GGAGTGAACTTTAAGCCCATAAGCAGGGAAAAGTTAAATGACTctgcataataaaataaaaaatatttgaatttttggaGGCAatcagaaaggagagaaagaggagagagagaagggccaACCAGATTATATGAGCCTGAAGTTCCCCTGTAATGGTAGCCAAAATGCATTTTAAGAATAGAGATGCCTAATATTCAACATCAACACTCTCAGGACTGCAATCCCCAAATCTCATAAAGTTTACCACAACGCACAAAGGCTTTAGGTgaactctcttttttcttttccattccttcCTCGCTCCTGTCGACACATCTATCCAACAACTTCATCACGGACATCTCAACTATCCAGTAGCACCTCACTGGTCTGCTCCAAATCTAATTACCTTCCTTTTCCCACTCCTTGTTTTTAACTGCCCTTCTCTTATCTCCCAACATTCCACTGCTCATTAATGTCATTATCACTAAAGGAAcacctaatatttactgagcagttGTAACGCGCTAGGTCCTCTGCCAAGGGCATTACATGCGtaatttcatttgatcctcaaacCCTACTAGACAGGTACTATGATCATTTCCTAAATGTGAGAAAACCAAAGCTCAGTCAGGATAGTAATTCTAAGAGTAAGTGATGGAATTCAATCCCTGACTCCACAGCCAGCTTAACCAGTACACTCCAATGCCTCAAGTCAAAAAACCTAGGAATCATCCCTAGGAATCATCATTAATCATATCTAGTCACTTACCTATTCCAACCAAATATACCTCCTAAATGCCACATCATCACCTACTTCCACTGCCTTCACAGACAACTAGCATCTACCAAGTCCTTACTATGTGTGAAGCACTATTCCAAATAATATACATGTTTTTCAAGCTTTATCCCCCAAACCCCATGAAATGAAGAAcctgaggaagaaagaggttaTATAATAAGTGATATAGCCAGATTCAAACCCTGAAAATGTGAATTGAGAAGCCTGAGCACTTAACCCCTATAGTATAAAAGCTCCTACTTTGTCCCCCTACCTCCCATCTGCACCCCCACCATCCTCCAGACCGCTGCAAATATCCTTCTGGAATGCAAATGTTATCACAAcattctcctgcttaaaactAGCGGCTCTGTATTACTAACTGGCTAAAGTCCGGTTTTCTTAATTTGGCATACaaaatcctttgtgtttctgtttaagtcagttcaataaatatttgagtgcctactgtaagCAAGGCAAAGTGCTAAGTGCTCTGAAATGAATACTACCCAGCCCTTGACTACCACTCCAACCCCATACATTGTGTCCTTCAGCCAGAGTAACTAGATGCAGATCTCGTAATGCAACACCCTACATATTAGTCTCTTTGTCTAGAATGTACCTGGAAAATCCCACACCAATTTGAAGAGTGAGTGCCTATGTGGGGCCTTCCCTAACAAACTCCAGGCAGAAATGCTCCAAGTTCCCACAGCACTTTGTTCAGATAACTTTCAGGTAGCTAGTAGTATGGCTCAGCTTCCCAATAAGACTATGAGCAACTTCAGGGCAAGAGCCGAGCCCTGCCGTCAAGGCCTGGCATGCAGTAGGCACTCTATCATTTGCtgaatgaagaaataatgaaaaatttctcacttgagaaaaggaaaggaacaagATACAGAATTAGGAATGTTAACACACAAGTGGGCCAAATTAAAAGTAGTGTTATTCTACTTCGGTTCCGATTTGGCATACATTTTACCCCTATGGGAAAAATCACATGTGGGACTTGGACAAGCTAAAAAGGTAAAACTTTGTTCTTCATggcttaacaaagttttgacaggcCCCAAAAGGATACTAGATCAAAGTCCATTTTCCAAAGGAGTGTGGAGATCGGAATCAAATCcatcaaagtaaataaaattgatcTGAGATCCAACTTCATCAGTGCTGCGTCACAGTACACACAAGAAAAAACTCAAAATCTGTCCCGGGACGAAGGCCAATTTACAATTAACTACTGCTGCTTCAAGAATGTGAAATTCTTTAAGTGAAGGCAGTTCCAATAAACCGAAGCTCACAACTGTTTCCTCCTCCTGCACTGCCACTGCTTTTCACTTAACTTCGTTTCTGGTTtctgtgatttaaaaagaaacatctaTACAGTTAAGCCCGTGCATGAATGTACTGTAGCTCCTGGCAGATACGAACGTCTTGATTTGTAACCTTAAATGTAAACTGAAATATCAGAAGAAACACTACATATAAGTTAAAATTCCTTCGTTTAAAATATGGCATAAAGCTTTAAAAAGCGAGTGATGTATTTCCTGAGTGGTGCTTTGTGTGCAACTGCTTCAAAACCAAGATCCATATTTTGAAATTACCCCCATGAAGAGGTGAAATCGCTCTCCCACCCTCTTTGGCCTGAAGGGAAAGGTGAGAATTCCTAGGCAACAGGCTGGGACGGAGGGTAcgatctctccccattcctttcCAGGGGAACAAGATCTGACGGAAGGCAGCTAGTGTCTCTCATTCACCACAACATACACACAGGAAATAAAAAACTCTTCCCCACCTCTCCCCTTAAAAAAGCAAAGGACGCAAAGATCTGCAACACAGCGGCCGGAACCACCAAATGGTAACAGCCGGGGGCCGCCCACCTCTCCCCGGCGCCTGCCCGGCGGCGAGCACCGGGCGAGGGCAGCCCGTCCCTCCCTCCCTGGACAAGCGCAGCCGGCCCCACACCCGGGTCCGCGTTCCCCGCAGCCCGGCGCGCGAGGAGGAGAGCCGCGCACCGCGGCGGTGGCGCCGCTCGGGCCGCCTCCCCGGGCGCGGCGCTGCCCCACACCCCACCGACGCCCGCACCTGAGGCGGCTGCCCGGACCCGGCGGGAGGGCGCGGAGCGAGGCGGCCAGGCAAAGTTACTCACTGGGAAAGCGCGGCTGCCCGGGGCGCGCGCCGGCTCCCGGCGTCGCAGCACAGCCCAGCTCCGCTCGCCGCGGCCCGCTGAGGGAGTGCGGAGCTAGCCGGCCTCTGCTTCGCGGGGAATCGCCGCCACCGCCGCGGATTTCCTGGCAAGAAGCAAACTCGGGCCAAGACTTCGCTTCTCAACCGCCCCTGCTGCCTTCGCGGGGGCGAGCGCCGGGGCCCAGCCGCCCAACCCGACACGCACCTAGGCCAATCGGCGGCAGCACAGGGCGGGAGATGGGCGGGCCAGAGAGCGGCTTCGCCTATCCGAGGGTTCAGGGGGCGGGCCAGGACGGGCCGTCAGTCCCGGGTTAGAGTGAGCCTGCTCCGCCTCCCGCCGCCTGGCCTCCCCCCCCGCCTCGGGTGTTGCCGCCGCTCGCCTGATTCCCTTGCAGAACACACGCTCGAGAAGTCTCTGCGCTCCCCGCCGATCGCTGCGAAGAGAGCGGAACagctgggggaggcagggaaCATCTaggggaatgggggtgggggggcgggtaAGGAGAACAAGTGGCGGAGGAAAGCAGAAGTGTAGGTGTGTTTGACGAGAGGACAGCCGGGGTAGGGTGGTAGGGACAGGGGCTGACTGGGTGAGGGAGGCGAGGGGAGCTGGTGAgcgaggaagggagaggggttattagcaaagaacacctgaggggACGGAGAGAGGAGCGGTACGAAGGAAGGAGGGCGGAGAGCGAGTCTGGGTGGTGAAAGGTTGCCGAGGCGGGGTCAGCGGCACCTGTGAACAAAGGTGAGCGAGAGGTTCCGCAGGTGAGGAGGATTAAGACGCCGAAAGGGTAAAGGGAAAAGGAAGTCCAAAGGGAAGGAGGACGTACTTCAGGAGTAGAAAAGATCCCAGGAGAGAAAGGATGGGGGCTTCCTTCCAAACTCTCACTCCTCCCCCAAAAGGTAAAGACAAACGCCTGTCTTTTGACCCACTTGAGCTGTGCAGCTAGCTGCAAGATCCCGTATGAGACAAATACCGGCTCAAACCATCCTATTCGGTTGTGAAATTCATCAAGGTGTACTGATCAACTATAGTTTAAGCCTGTCGTCCCATGAAAGCCTCCCCGAGGGTTGGGGTCCCGCCTGGGAGTAACACCATCCCCCACGGGTCTAACAGCAAGTCAGAAAGAGGCCCGAATCCGGCCCTAAAAAGGAAGGTGATTTGGGGGCCACAGGTAAGGCCCCGCCCCCTTCGCCATCACCTAGAGGAAGGTGCCGAGGGCTGAGTTCAGGCGCCCACAGGCCGGTCTCGGCATCGGAGTGGGGCGGGAGCCcgacccctcctctctccccgctAGCTCTGCCGGCGGACTTGCTCCGGGAGGGCCAGGTGAGCGGCTCCTGCCTCGCTCCCGCCCTCCTCGCGCCAGGGGCGGGGCATGTGGGCGGGGCCTCCGGTGGAGCCTCCACGCCCCGCCCAGTGGCTGGGCCTTGCCGCGCCGCTGCGGCTCCTCCCCGCTCCTTCCGTTTGCGGCTGCTTCCGTCGgtcgttccttccttcctgcttcgCCCGCACGTTTCGTGACATGGGGCTGAGCCTCCGGTCCGCCAGCACCACCTGAGGGTCCCGGAAGCCGTCCCCGCCATGGAAGAGGACCAGGAGCTGGAGAGGTAACGGCCGAGGAGGAGGCGGGCGGGCGAGcgggtgggaggagagggccgCGCCCTGCACCGGGAGCCGGTGGCCGAGGGGCCCGCGGCCGGCCGGGGCCTCAGCCTCCGCGGCGCTGCCTGGCAGCGAGGGCATGGCTGGGAGGGCAGTGGGGGAGAGAGAAGCGGGCGCCTGGGCAGGGAGAGGGTCCCCGACTGGGAGGAGAGGGGTGAAGACGTGGATGTGTTTGAATACAGACGCTCAGTACACTAGATACCAAGACAAGTTGTGAGATTAGAGTTTAAGTCCCCactctgcccaccccaccccccgttAGAACAGTAAGAGTAAATAACGCTAACGTGTAAAATTACGCACCAGGCCACTGTTCCCCAAGTGATAGCATTGGTGTGCTCAGTCGGGTCGTATTCCCTGTAACTGCGGCCCAAGTGCCTCCTCTGTGCAGACTGCTAATGAAGCCACTGTGCGCTGAGATCTTTCTCCCTCCTGCTTGATTGACTCTTCTCCGACTTTCCCTTCTAGTTTCCTTACGTCCTGCAAATGGAAGCCGTAGTGGGCCTGCACGTTGATAATCTATagtctatttttataataatctgTGTTTTTATACGCCTTTCAACTCCGTTTTCATCCTCTAGCAGGGCCCTCCCTATTCTAATCCTATCCCTTTCTTATGACTCTACCAAAAGAAtattttagcaaacatttaagtTTGTGTTTTAAGGAGACTCGCCTTGTGGCCATGTGGACGGTCAAATGGAGTAGGGAGAAACTGGAggcaataaattaaatattattgatAGACTATGTGGAGGCAGCAAAATAAGGGGCTAATGCTAATAGTTCTATGTAATTGAAGTACATTAGAGTAATAATGTGTTGCAGTTGTGAAATAGTAAATGAAAAAAGCTAGTTAACAAAACCATATTcagtatgatctcatttttataaaaaatatgtgtgtagAAAAAGATCTGGATTGAAGACCTCAATGGCTGAAGGcgagaggaagacagccctggaaATGGTCCAGGCAGCTGGAACAGATAGACACTGTGTGACATTTGTATTGCACGAGGAGGACCATACCCTAGGAAATTCTCTTCGTTACATGATCATGAAGAACCCGGAAGTGGAATTTTGTGGTTATACTACAACCCATCCTTCAGAGAGCAAAATTAATTTGCGCATTCAGACTCGAGGTACTCTTCCAGCTGTTGAGCCATTTCAGAGAGGCCTGAATGAGCTCATGAATGTCTGCCAGCATGTGCTTGACAAGTTTGAGGCCAGCATAAAGGAATATAAGGATCAAAAAGCaagcagaaataaatccacattctAGTCACTTATGCATGCTACAGGGAAGACTATCCTCTAGGATATTCTCTTCGTGATCTTGTAAAACCCACAAGTAGAAGTTTGTGGTTACATCATGATCTGTCCTTCTGAAAGGTGTGCTTCTAGGTATTGACCCATTGCCGCTGTTGGAATCCCTGCAAGAACCTTTGTATTGTTCTAATAAATTCCCTCTTTTATTTAAACTAATTTGAGTGGTTTCTGTTCCTTAGTCCTCAGGTTGActgttttagggttttttttctagcttactttctcttttttaattgagCCAACATTGAAAGTGAGGAAACTATGAGAAAATCAGAGGCCCAGGCAAGGACTTTGATCAAGGGGATTAAAAGGAATATGCATTCATGGCTATgattgggggagagggagagatgcaATAGAGCATGACCCCACATAGACTtgttggtttaaaaaataaaaggaggaaggaaagaaaggtggGAGGACTTAGCTTCTTGATAGATAGTTTTTAGTAAATTCATGGGAGAATTGCATCCTTTGCTATGATTGGTAGATTGGGCAAGGGTGGGGAATAATTTGAAAGAATTGTGAGAATTCTAGTTTCACATGAGAGTTTTTGGTGGTATCAGGCTCCATCTTTGTGATAGCATTTACAGGATAGATGCCAGTTTACTGCTTTAATTTCAGGacagtaataaaatatttaatcagaAATGACCTAAGTAGGTCAAGAGAGTTTAATTGTATTACAGAAGGAGAAAACTGGGAAGACCAGATAACGTTTTCAGTCCTTAGGTATCTAAGTATAGCCCAAGGTTACATTAAAAAAGGAGTATTTGAGAAACAGTAAGGACAGGGAGAAGGAAAATTCCATGTggggaaaatgatttttttttttggaaaacttaaaatattagtGAATCACGTCTAAGAGCTGTCCTATTTACCTCTTCAGCGTTGTCTCTCATGCCTGTCCTACCCCAACTTGACTCTTAATTCACCCTAATATCTGTCAGCCTTTGAACCTGAGCACACCACCCCCCAGTGCTCTGTCCTTTGGAGCCTTTGTttattccctcttcctggaacactcttccttcTGCCATACTCTGGTCTAGGTAAGAACTTACATGTCGGACTTCCTACCCTAGTTTGGGTATTTGTATGTGCTTTCATTATGCTCTGTGTTTCTTGGTTTTGGATTTACTATGCTATTGTTAGTGCTTATGTTGTGTACCCACTATACTAACTTGAGGCACAATGCTTGATAGGTAGTGGATGGTTAGTAAATATTAGATGAATCCATGTCAGTAGTTAAGGCATATAGCCTTTTATTCACTCAAATCAGACCTCTTCTACTAGCCTACCATAAAGCCCGCATTTCCTACACTCAGTCAACTCTTTAGATAaatgtatttctgtatttattgagcatttggtGTATACCAGGCCCTGGAATAGACATGTTAGTAGATGAGACACAGCTCTTGTTCACATGGAGCATACATTATAATAagagtgaaatttttttttaaagttgtaatTCTGTGAAAAAACAAATACAGGGTCAagatagaaaacatgaaagaggaATCTGCTTTGGGTACGCAAGTTAGGGAAGGTCCTCCAGCGATTACAGGAAGAGAAGGAGTTAACTGTgccaaaagaagagagaaagattctgagggaatagcatgtgcaaaggtcccgAAGCAGAAAACTGGTGGTTTGAGGAATTAAAGGAATTGAAAGAAAATTTGCATGTCTAGCGTGGTAAGTAAGGAGGACAAGGGCCTATCGTTTGGAGTTGTTGGAGAGGAGAGCTGGGGTGGTAAGTTAGAGTTTGGATTTTAAGTACAAAGGGAATGACATCTGAATACTTTGATTACCGTGTGGGGGAATAGGTTATAGAGAGGCCAGAGTAGAAGCAGAGAAACTGTAAGAGCTGAAGTGGCCTGGAAGGGCAGTAAGCTAGTGATAGAGAAAAGAAGGTGGATTTGAGATGTGTTTTAGAACCAAATTGGTACAGAATTGATAGATCTCAGGAATTGGATGTGGaaggtgaagaaacagaaaaatgactTGTACCTAGGTTTGGGGCCAAATTACTGAAATGGGAACCTTAAATGGGAAAATAGGTTGGGAGGTGGAGAAGGTGACTGGAATCAAAAGTTCCATTTTGAACGTGGTAGACAGTAGATAATATGAGTTGTAGGCCATGAAAGAGATTTAAGCTAGAGATAAACTTTGTGAGCTCTTGCCATACAGATGATGTAAATCCATAAAAACTGTGACAAACAAGTAGGCCCAAGACCAAGCCCTAGGCAAGCTCAGTATTTAAAGGTTGGGTTAAAAAGGAGCAACCAGTGAGGTGGGAAGAAAGTCTGTAGAAGTCAAGTTGTGGAAGCCAAGGCTTTCAAAGAGGGGAGAATGATGTTGAATGAGTCACATGAGAATGGAAAAATGTCACTTGGAGTTAAACAGGGAGGTCATGGGGCAGTGTGCAGAGTTAGTTTAGTGTCTAAGAAGACTGAACATTAACACTCATTGCACAGAAGAATGCCTTAGTTTGAGTTTTCCAGTAAAGAAAATACATTGTAGGACATTGGAGAGCTAAATTGAAGTGGGAGCAGGTATGAGGAAAGATCAAAGTCATGAAGCAAGGATAGGGACTGTTCTCCTAGGGTGATAGAGAGTCTGGAAAACCAATGTTAAAGTAGGGAAATTAGCACTTGAAGGTGTAAGGAGGCCCTAAAGGGATAAGTAGAAAAGGATCAAAAACTTCTTTGCCTCTTCTAAAATTTTGCCTATGAGTGGTCCTATGGGGATAGTAAACAGGCTTATTTAATGGAGTTTAATACCTGTGAACCAAGACCTGTCAGGAGATGAAAGCAAATTTCAGTTAGTGGACATAGCGGTGTAGAATGATGATAGTAGACTGCAGTAATTAATGTTGTTAGTGCTTATGTATGTGTAATAACAGTACATATGGGAAATGCACGCACTGGTGACCACCCACTGCATCTCATGGCTTCATTGCTCCTAAAAGGATTTATCGCTACTGATCATGTGGCATGCTGTCTTGAATCTGTTTAGGGTAGCCATAAACTCACAGGTTCAAACGAAACACCTTCAGAAGGCAGATGGGTGAAAGGAAAAAATGGAGGGCAAGGCAGGCAGGATAACTAAGAGTCACGGGTATGTGGAAAGAATCTTTGCATGAAGTCTGTGGGAACCTGATGGCAAGCTGAATTGGTCTATGAAAGGGTGAGGGAGAGagatataaatcatatatatttataaactgtgaaaaaataacttGATCGGTATCTCTGATTTGCTCTCTAATAGCATTTCACTCTAAATAAACTAATATTAATGATTCAAGATCAGAAGTTCTGTTCAGCTGTAAAGTACTATGCCTTCTAAAGAGCCAATTATTAAATAAAGTGATTACATACCAAAGGCTTTTAATATGTAATAGTTTGAGTACTTGCCTAGCACTTCCCATTTGCAAAGCACTTTACCAAGTATTTATAAATTGCATATAGCTGTAACATCTAAGTGCTCTAGTTAGTCGGTATAATGCGCAGGTGTCTACAGTATCTCTGTAGAGATCAAAAGGTGTCTACATAAAAAGTGGTCCATTCAGTACCATTCTGACCCAGAGTGTCTTGCATTTCAAGAAATATGAAAGCATATCAAGTTCTCTGACCCACCATTCCCcacctttctttttgtttcccttaAATATGTTATTAAGATTGTAGATTATCTCCAGATCACTAGACAAACGTCCTCTATTTTGGTTAGCATAATTTAAAGTCAGAGGCAATCTTTGTAATATCCCTCAAACTGGGCTACTGGGAAGTTTACCCAAATCCACCAGTCTGCTTTCAAGTACTTATAAAGACCTCAAATCCAGCCCTTTTGTGCTCAGATTCTTAATGTTGGTTTTTCTTTCACTGTTTGAAACTGTATCAATTACCCCAGTACAGTTACTGTgtgatctgtattttttttcatcATGAAATTCTTTCCAAACCTAGATTATTGGTTCTCTATGCAGCAAATATGTACTTAGTAGTGACCAAGTCCTGAGAAATGGTGGAGATAAGAGAGTATAATGTGGACCTGTCCTAAAAAGCCTTATGTGATTTTGGAGAGGGCACACAAGATTTATACACAAATTGTAAGCCAATGAAGTGACCTAATACGCAGAGTAAAGTATTATGCTGAACACAGAATGGGATGCGTGAGACACTGTTGAGGCAATGATTGTTTCCTGAGCACCTGCTCTTGCCAGCCACTGTCATAGGCACTGGAGAGCAAACAAGACAAACACAGTCTGCTTTCCAGTAACTGGTGGAGTATTGAAGTTGGCAAATTTGTAAAGTAAATGTAGTGTTCCAGGATAAATGGTTTCCTTTTTCCCAGTGTAAGGGAGACATTAAAGATTCTTGAGCTGGGGAATGCCataaaggtgtttttttttttttttgtcctatgCCTGTGCAGATGGATGAGTGGAAGGAAACATTGGAAGACAGCAGTGAGTTGGGGTCTTTTGTAACAGTCCAGGTGTAATATACGGAGGGCATAGTTGTAGGAATGGAGGTAAAAGGATGAATacaaaaaaactgataaaaaaattaaaatagagacAGATTCTGTATAGGGGTAAAGGTGAGAGAAGGGTTGAAAATGGTCCCATAGCTGTGTCTTTTACTCCTTTGTTTTCCTACTACTCCCTCACAACCAAAACCAGTATGGCAAGATTTAccatcccttctcctcccccacctgTTCTTGCTAATAGGAGTCAGTGGGTGCAACCACCGTTCACCTCCTTCCCGCACCCATGTCAGAAGAATTCACATCTTTAACAAGGATGTGAATCCAGGGCTACAGATGTGAAAATTGGGGGTGGTGAGGTCAGGGCAGTGAGCTGACAGGCTCTTGCTGCTGTCTGCCCTCACCAAGTTGCTCTCCTCAAAGGgtacatttcattcattcattcattccataaatattattGAGTACATACTACATGAAGGCACAGTTTAGGTACTCAGGGTACAGCAGGGAACAAGTTGACCCACATGCAGTTTATTTTCTAATGgcagagatagaaaataaatgtgCATGATATATAATGTAATTTAAGGTAGTGATATAAATGGGAAGTAAAAGAAGGAGCAGGCTGAGAAGGCACCAAGAGATTGAATAGTTAAGGAAGCCTTTCTGAGGAGTGACATTTAAGACCAAGGATAAGTGAGAATACTCACAGAATTTTCTAAAAGATGAACGTAgattattcagcaatgaaaaaacaaaattatgaacctttttaaaggaataaactTTCAGCATTGTGTGTGATTTCTATTAGTGCCTAAATTTATATGcctataaatttatataataaaatatatttgcctAATAATTATTGTAAAGAATATTGAGTTACTGTGTGGAACAGTAAGATATTGTAGGAGTTTTAGATTGGCtaagatatatatgtgtattaggGGAGTTGATTTTAatggggctttttttttcttttgtatttttgagaAAAGTATATCTTTCTTAGAAGCAAAAGTTGATGTGGTTGGGATCCTGCACACCTTCTCGGGCTAAACAGCTGTGAGGCAGCATAGCATAGGAGTTAAGAGGATGCACTATTGGAATCACACTGCCTGGGGCTTGGTCTTGGCTCTAGACTttttagctatgtgaccttgacaaGCTGTTTGACCtctttgcctgagtttcctcatctgtaaagttggGATAACAATAATACTTACCATATAGCGATATTATAACTATTAATTTAGATAATATTCAAATTGCTTAGGACAGTATCTGGTCCATATAAGTATGCTCTCAATCAATGTTAGCTATTAatgttattataatatcattaattGTGTCGAGCAAGCtgatttcattcatatttctTCTGGGTGAAAACTTGAAAACAAACAACCTTAGTAGcttctgttattttttgtttcctctaGCCCAAGGCAGCACTATAATATAAATTTGTGGACCCCTGTGTGGAAAGTTGTCAGTCTGCTAAAGCCATtgcttttaagaaagaaattttaaaatagcattcCTATTAATAGAATATagataaaaatcaaagataaaaggattgtgtttttccttttttcacaaagaaattaagattCTGATGGAACATTCATAATGTTCCCCAAGCTTCAAGACAAAGTCTTAGCAGGAAGGAAAAGCAAGTTCTATAGCAGATGGATGCCTGGTTTGGTTCCAGGTATCTAAATATTGATAGGAAGCCAGGGCTCAAGCTAGGTCAGCTAAGcataaaattacttaaaatagAATATATTGATATTTTCTCTAATAATACTAATCCTCAGTAAATTCCATATTTGTTATGCAAGGCACTTAATATATGTCAAAAAGACATATATTACCTGTGTGTGTGCTTTTCTAAATTTACTGTGCTGACTTGGGTCAAACctcaaaaaaattgtaaataataCCTCAACCAATTCTATTGAAAGGGCTCCAAGGAAAATCAAACTGCCTGGAGCATCTAATCAAACAGAGACTGGACcagttggcttaaacaacagtttGAGGTTTGGGGTTTTTGAgggttttatgttttcttctttttcaagggtGAAAGAGGCTTTCTTTGTAGGAGCTTCTCTTTCAAGACAGTACTGTGTAGAGGTGATGGGTAAGGACTCTGAAGTCAGAGTTTAAATTTCTGCTCCACCACTTCCTAACTTGTGAATGTGGGAGAGTAcgttaacctttctgagcctcagcttccttacctgtaaaattgggctaataataatacttactttatagggttattgtgaagaacAATTgaaataaagcacttagcacaattcCTAGTATACTTAAATACTCAATATTAGCtgttactattatttttgttatattgGTTATTGTTTAAGCCAATTAGTGGTGGTTAGAATAGTGACCTTCATAGTACTGGTTATGTCGCATTATCCATGGGAGTCCTCAGAGCTGGCTTGCACCAACTGGTACCTGTCTGTCTTTCCATGTCATCACCTGTGACTGCCATCCTGGCCTTCTCGTATATGCCTTGCTTGTTCCTGTTTCAGAGCCTTGATACTTGTCCTTTACTTCCCTAAACTCTCTTCCCCTAAATCTTCACATGGCCTCTTTCCAAGTTCATTTACTCAGAGATCCCATCCTTGACTATGTTAGTTATCCATTGTTGTATAACAAATTGTCCTAAAACTTAGCAgctgaaaacaaaaaacattttgcacagtttctgtgggtcaggagtctggttGGAGTTTAGCTGGATGAGTCTgactcagggtctctcacaaggctgcaatcaaggtgtcatctgggctgcagtcatctcaaggcttgaATGGGGGATGATtcgcttccaagctcactcacattCCGCAGCATCTGGCTGCCCCGAGAACAAGAGatccaggaaagagagagaaaactcagGAGGGAAGCCACAGTCTTTGTACTCTAATCTCAAAAGTGACATTCCCTCACTTCTGCCCTATTCTGTTTG carries:
- the LOC131410098 gene encoding DNA-directed RNA polymerases I and III subunit RPAC2, producing MEEDQELERKRSGLKTSMAEGERKTALEMVQAAGTDRHCVTFVLHEEDHTLGNSLRYMIMKNPEVEFCGYTTTHPSESKINLRIQTRGTLPAVEPFQRGLNELMNVCQHVLDKFEASIKEYKDQKASRNKSTF